The genome window TTAGGATTAAAATAGAATGCTCCAAAACCAATAAAACCATAATAGGTTGTGTTTTTTGCTCGCATTCCCCTTGCTCCTTTAATATTATACCTGTTTCCTGATTGTTCCTGATTAAAATACATTTCGTAAACTCCGGAAATTTCAACTATATGAGAACGAAAATGCAAATTTCTGTTGTTCCTGAAAGGTTCAGCAGTTAATTGATCGTCTCCCTTTAGTATACCCCATATTACAGAGCCACGTACTTTTGAGTATGGATTTAATGTATATCTGTAGCCAAAACCAACTGCAGGTCGAGTCATAACTGGTTCCAGGTCTAAAACAAAAGGACTGGCAGTTCTGTTTAATCCACCCAAGTCACCAAGAAAATTGGTAGCCCCTAAACTGTAAATTACTTCCTTCCTTTTTCTTTTCCAAGGTTGAGAAAAGGAGTCGGTAATTAGGAATAACAACAAAAATAATACTGTGACTAGGGTCTTCATTAGCGGGAAATACATGTTTTTATTACAAAATCGAAGTAAAATTATAAAAAATAATCAATAATCGCTTAATTTTTTTTTATAATTTTTTTTCCATTAGAAAGTGTTGAATACTATCCCACATAAGATAGGATTTAGCAATTAATTGATAACCGTTTTTAAGATAAAAATTAATTGCATTCTCTCTTGCGTGTAGAGTTAAGGAAGTCATTTTTTTTTCCCTGGCTTTATTTTCCATGTATTTAAGCAAGCTTGATCCAACCCCGTTACTTCTTTTATTTTGATCAACACCCATGAACCTAACCTGGCCCTCATTAGAATTGTTTTGCTGAAGGCGAATAACCCCAAATAGTGCACCTTGCTCATCTACGGCCATTGCATGAACACAATCCTTTTCCATTCCATCTCTTTCACTTCCCAAGGGTTTGCCCCAAGGCTCTCTTAATACTTTCCACCTAAGGGTATAGTATGCCTCATATTCCTGGGGGGTGGAAGGTTCTTTAATAGTCATAAAAAATCTGATTTAAAGGCTATGCTTTTAATTGTTTTTGTTACTTGTCCCTGATTGTTTTCTTCCAGAATCATGTTTTTTGCTTCAGGTTGATTAAATACTTCTTCTAAATTTTTAATTAATCCGGCAGGTATGTTTTTTGTTTCAAATTTTTTCATGAGTCCCTTTGAATGGTGCTTTTTTAATTCAATTGTCAATAAATCAGAAAGCTGTTTGCGGTTTTTAATTCTGCATGTGTTTGTTTTATAATCCTCTTGGTCTGATATATTTAAAATAGTACATAAACTTTTAAACTGTTTATCACTTCCAATGGCCATAACGATTGATTTTCCATCCTTTGTACTAAAAGTTTCACCATAAGGTGCTATATTAGGATGAATAGATCCTATTGGTTTTGGAACTATTCCCTGCATTAAATAATTGGAAGCCTGGTTTACGAGAGAAGCTATTGCAGATTCATATAAAGTTGTACTTACGTATGAGCCCTTCCCAGTCCTTTCTTTATGAATGAGAGCAATTAAAAGAGCTTGTTTTAATTGATGTGCAGCCAATACATCAATAAGGGCCACAGGCATTTTTACAGGTCCGGATTGTTCTGTGCCATTCATGGACATAAAACCAGTTTCAGCCTGTAATACAACATCAAAGGCTACTCTATTAATCCCTTTTGGAAAGCCACCAAGAAAAGCATAAATGAGTTTTGAATTTAACTTCTTAATGGTATTGTAATCCATTCCGAGTTTTTCAGCATCTCCTTCCTTGAAATTCGATATTAATATATCAGCATTCTTTAAAAGCGCATAAAGTTTGTTTTTTCCTTGTTTTGAATTTAAATCAATAAAATGAACTTCCTTATTATAATTAACGCTGCTATAATAGGCGGAAACAGATGATTGCGGTGATTCTGACTGGGTTTTCCACTGACGCGTTACATCACCTCCCGTTAAAGGGTTTTCAATTTTTATCACCCTTGCTCCAAGTTCAGAAAAAAACATTCCGGTTGCAGGTCCTGCCAGAACACTTGCCAGTTCAATTACAGTTAATCCTTCAAAAAAGTTCATTTTTAATTTTTTTATGAAGTCCATAAATTATTGGATTGCCTTCCCTTATATGTACTTGAAAGTCATCGATAAAAAATTCATTTTGATATTTATTCCAAATAAATGCTGAAAGTTTAATGTTTTTCAACCCTTTTGTATCTATATCTGAAAACTTAATGGAATGATAAACCTTAGACCAGTTGTTAGTTACAGGAAATTCATTTACCTCAGATGCGCCCCAATAAATTAAAGTATCTTCCGATTTGAGTTGTACAACCAAAAGGCCTTGTTTGATATAGTTTTGATATAATCGAAACGATACATCAAAACAATCATACTGTCCAAATATTACACTATCAAGAGCTATTTCTAGTGTTGGGCCCCATTCCTGTTCTGATGCCATGAAAAAAGATTGTTTTCCTGAATAACTTACAATGTCAGTTAAATTCTCCAATGCTTGACCAAAACCGGAATTTAGGGTATTTTCAAAATCATTCGAAATAATAATATCATTCCGAATTGATTTATTTACTAATTTGTTTTTTGCAAAAAAATAGGAAGTGCCTCCATCATAATCTCTTCTTTCAAGCACTTGAGGGTAATATTCCATTATTCCGGGAACCATTGTATGTGCACTCCCATGTAAAAAAGAAAATGAAAGATTGCCTTTGCCCGAATCCCTTACAAATTCTAAAAATGCCTTTTTATTCGGGAAATTGGAATACCAGGTAAAGGTGGAATCTAAATTTAGCGTTTTCAAATAATGATTTGTAATATCTTCAAAAGATTCGATAATTCCAGTATATTCCTGGTTTCCAAACTCCCGGTAATTTTTGTCGTTTTGAACCAAGGCATCCTTAAAAAAAGAATTGTAAAAAACCTGATAGTGATTTCTATTTACAACAAGGGTAAAAATGTTGATTCCAACAATAGTTATTAAAGTAATAAATTTAATCGGGAAGTTGTAATTCTTAATATTTCCAAAAATAACAAGGAAGAAAAAAGGAAAAGAAAAAAGAAGTCCGGAATATTGGATTACAGGATTTACATAATAGGAGTATAAAAATCCAATGGTAAGTGGAGTTAGAAACCATAATACAGCTATTATCCAATATTTATTACGAAAAAATTTTTCTTTCAAAGGATTAATAAAAGATAAAAGAGAAATAAATAGTGCAGGTATTAGTGCAAAATAGGAGAAATGAAAAATATACATGACATATTCCAGAAAGAAATTATAAGTAGGTTTGGGTAGCCAGTTTCCAACCCCTCCAATGTTTAACTGATGAAAAAAAATGGAGAGATGGGGAATATATAAAACAAATATCATTGCCCCTGAAATGAGGTATTTAACATAAAATTTTTTGTTGATAAAAAACAATCCTGTTAGACCAACAATTGCTGCAAACAGCAAACTAAAATGATGATTGTAAGCACAAATAGCGCTAAAAAGTACAAATAATGCGGAATGTTTAAAGAATTTATCTTCTGGTTTAAAAACTATTTTGTCCCAATAGTAAACCATTGCCAGAGCGAAAAAAAGACCTGAAATATAAGGCCTTGCCATTTGACTGAATATTATTGTGTATTGAATGCTGGCGCAATATGCAACAGCCAACAAGCCGGTAAAAGGATTAAACCACTTTTTTCCAATAATATAGACTAAAATAAGGGTTCCTATTCCAAAAAAGATAAATGGAAGTTTAACTATAAGTTCAGAACGACCAAACAACATAACATAGTAATGTATAAATACCTGAACACCGGCAGGATGAACGTCAGTTTCTATCACACCTTTGGCGATTAAATCACTAAAATTGTCATAATAGGTTCTGAATAATGCACTAAACTCATCATGTGTAAATGGAATTTCAAATGGGGAAATAAACCTTAAAACAATACCAATTGCAATTAAGGAATAAAACAAATAATTATCTTTTTTATCCATTTTGATTAATCAGGTGATAAAAATATAAACAGAGTCCGAAAGTATAAAAAACTAGAGCAAAAGGATTAAGAAAAAGAAATAAAAAGAAAGAAACGGGGAATTTCAGGAATGTTATTTAAAAAGAGAGAAAAATTAAAAAAGGATAATTGTTGTAAAATGAGTGCCCGGAACTGGATTCGAACCAGCACAACCTAATGGTCGCCACCCCCTCAAGGTGGTGCGTCTGCCAATTTCGCCACCCGGGCTTAAAATCGCTGCAAATATAGGATGAATTTTAATTTTTGATAAATTTATTTAAAAAATAAACTACTGGATTTTTACCTCCTGGTTTTGCCTTAAAGCATGCTCCGATACTATAAAATCCTGCCATGCTTTTAATTTATCTTCTTTTAATACTCTAGGAAATTTATTTTGTCCACCTTCCTTATTTTGCATTTTTAACCATTTATAAAAATAATAACTTGGTATTACATCTACATAAATTTCCTTTAATGAAATGTTTCGCTTGGTTTTATAATCTTTGTTTAATTCCTTAAGTTTTCTATCGAGTTTGTCTTTTATTATTTGGGCAGAAGTTGTATCATCCGTACCTATATACCATTGATGTGCAAATAGGGATTGATAAGGAACTCCTGTAACTGTAAACTCTCTTATGTCAATCTTTAATTCATCTGAAACTTGTCTTATTGCCTCATTCATATTGTCAACACTTAAATGCTCTCCAATTAAACTTAAAAAATGTTTTGTGCGTCCTGTAATTATAATTTCATTTTGTTTATCACCTGTAAATTTTATTACATCACCTATAAGATAACGCCATGCACCGGAACATGTTGAAATTAAAATTGCATATTCTGTATCAGGTAGAGTTTGATCAATTGATAAAATTATTGAATCAGGTTTCAGATCTCCATCTTCGGTAAAATTTTCTTCTGTAAAAGCTATAAATTCGAAAAACACCCCATTATCTAAAACAAGGCTAAGTGTTTTATTGGAAGGTTGAGATTGATAAGCAAGGAAACCTTCAGAGGCCAGGTAAGTTTCCATGTAAATTAGGGGTTTGCCTAATAATTTGTTAAATCCATTCATGTATGGTTCCAGTGCAACTCCACCGTGAACAAATATTTTAAGATTTGGCCATATTTCATGGATGTTCTTAACCCTATTAAAAGAAATAATTCTTTCAAGCAAAATTTGATTCCATGAGGGCACGCCCATAATAACTCCTACATCCCATTTTGAAGCATTTCGGGCAATTGCATCAATTTTATCTGACCAATCTTTAATTGAAGCAATTTTTTTTCCCGGTCTATAAAATCCTTTAAACCAAAAAGGGAGTTGTAATGCTTGTATTCCAGAGAGATCCCCTTCAAAATAACATCCTTTATCTGTTAATGAAGTGCATCCGCTTATCATGAGCACTTCTGTCTCAAAAAAACATTCTGGCAA of Bacteroidota bacterium contains these proteins:
- a CDS encoding GNAT family N-acetyltransferase, whose translation is MTIKEPSTPQEYEAYYTLRWKVLREPWGKPLGSERDGMEKDCVHAMAVDEQGALFGVIRLQQNNSNEGQVRFMGVDQNKRSNGVGSSLLKYMENKAREKKMTSLTLHARENAINFYLKNGYQLIAKSYLMWDSIQHFLMEKKL
- a CDS encoding CoA transferase translates to MNFFEGLTVIELASVLAGPATGMFFSELGARVIKIENPLTGGDVTRQWKTQSESPQSSVSAYYSSVNYNKEVHFIDLNSKQGKNKLYALLKNADILISNFKEGDAEKLGMDYNTIKKLNSKLIYAFLGGFPKGINRVAFDVVLQAETGFMSMNGTEQSGPVKMPVALIDVLAAHQLKQALLIALIHKERTGKGSYVSTTLYESAIASLVNQASNYLMQGIVPKPIGSIHPNIAPYGETFSTKDGKSIVMAIGSDKQFKSLCTILNISDQEDYKTNTCRIKNRKQLSDLLTIELKKHHSKGLMKKFETKNIPAGLIKNLEEVFNQPEAKNMILEENNQGQVTKTIKSIAFKSDFL
- a CDS encoding glycosyltransferase family 39 protein — its product is MDKKDNYLFYSLIAIGIVLRFISPFEIPFTHDEFSALFRTYYDNFSDLIAKGVIETDVHPAGVQVFIHYYVMLFGRSELIVKLPFIFFGIGTLILVYIIGKKWFNPFTGLLAVAYCASIQYTIIFSQMARPYISGLFFALAMVYYWDKIVFKPEDKFFKHSALFVLFSAICAYNHHFSLLFAAIVGLTGLFFINKKFYVKYLISGAMIFVLYIPHLSIFFHQLNIGGVGNWLPKPTYNFFLEYVMYIFHFSYFALIPALFISLLSFINPLKEKFFRNKYWIIAVLWFLTPLTIGFLYSYYVNPVIQYSGLLFSFPFFFLVIFGNIKNYNFPIKFITLITIVGINIFTLVVNRNHYQVFYNSFFKDALVQNDKNYREFGNQEYTGIIESFEDITNHYLKTLNLDSTFTWYSNFPNKKAFLEFVRDSGKGNLSFSFLHGSAHTMVPGIMEYYPQVLERRDYDGGTSYFFAKNKLVNKSIRNDIIISNDFENTLNSGFGQALENLTDIVSYSGKQSFFMASEQEWGPTLEIALDSVIFGQYDCFDVSFRLYQNYIKQGLLVVQLKSEDTLIYWGASEVNEFPVTNNWSKVYHSIKFSDIDTKGLKNIKLSAFIWNKYQNEFFIDDFQVHIREGNPIIYGLHKKIKNELF
- a CDS encoding GH3 auxin-responsive promoter family protein; translation: MAVLGTLIKSCIKLFKSIEGTNNTPAKMQINELKSLLKKARHTDFGFKYNFNEILKRNSDDHLLHLFKENVPVFTYSQINKEWWSFARQGEENVCWPGKVKYFATSSGTSEASTKYIPLTQDMINAIQKTGVRQLFTLEHYDLPECFFETEVLMISGCTSLTDKGCYFEGDLSGIQALQLPFWFKGFYRPGKKIASIKDWSDKIDAIARNASKWDVGVIMGVPSWNQILLERIISFNRVKNIHEIWPNLKIFVHGGVALEPYMNGFNKLLGKPLIYMETYLASEGFLAYQSQPSNKTLSLVLDNGVFFEFIAFTEENFTEDGDLKPDSIILSIDQTLPDTEYAILISTCSGAWRYLIGDVIKFTGDKQNEIIITGRTKHFLSLIGEHLSVDNMNEAIRQVSDELKIDIREFTVTGVPYQSLFAHQWYIGTDDTTSAQIIKDKLDRKLKELNKDYKTKRNISLKEIYVDVIPSYYFYKWLKMQNKEGGQNKFPRVLKEDKLKAWQDFIVSEHALRQNQEVKIQ